A single genomic interval of Pomacea canaliculata isolate SZHN2017 linkage group LG5, ASM307304v1, whole genome shotgun sequence harbors:
- the LOC112564038 gene encoding poly(ADP-ribose) glycohydrolase ARH3-like — protein MSLSRISGSLVAAVVGDCIGALFEGSSCVELASVLGEVEKIESAWKKKKKSDNKFEGKKPLKSEVPMLTYTDDTAMARCIAASIIHHNGLDDKDLARRFSEEYDRQPHRGYGGSVINVLKALKDPNLKDIFQPARQQFHGSGSYGNGGAMRIAPIGLFCLNKDFSVLKDLTTRATQLTHTHPEAVVGAILQSHSVQLALSLDNTKPLDTDHFLNTLHESLNPIESEFFQRCEKNADEKETEGERKFPYSTKLEIIRDFLRRDVGTDEVDEKLGRDISALGSVPTAVYCFLKGSQKSVPGIEEKTPVEQAILYAISLGGDTDTIATMAGAVAGAFYGLDLIPESWQDSCEGVTDAKKFAEQIWQLVQSTS, from the exons ATGTCTCTTTCACGAATTAGTGGGAGTCTTGTTGCAGCTGTTGTCGGCGACTGCATCGGAGCTCTTTTTGAAGGATCGTCGTGTGTTGAACTTGCTAGCGTGCTTGGTGAAGTCGAGAAAATTGAATCAG catggaaaaagaagaagaaatctgATAATAAATTTGAGGGAAAAAAGCCACTTAAATCTGAAGTTCCAATGTTGACCTATACTGATGACACTGCCATGGCTCGCTGTATAGCTGCTTCGATAATCCATCATAACGGACTAGATGATAAAGATTTAGCAAGACG GTTTTCAGAAGAGTATGACCGGCAACCACACCGAGGGTATGGTGGCAGTGTCATCAACGTCCTGAAAGCGTTGAAAGATCCAAATCTTAAGGATATCTTTCAACCAGCTAGACAACAGTTTCATGGTTCTGGGTCTTATGGAAATGGAGGTGCAATGAGAATTGCCCCAATTGGTCTGTTCTGTCTTAATAAGGATTTTTCGGTGCTGAAG GATTTAACCACGAGAGCCACTCAGCTGACACATACCCATCCTGAAGCAGTGGTTGGTGCTATCTTGCAGTCACACAGTGTTCAACTGGCCCTTTCCCTGGACAACACAAAGCCTCTTGATACTGATcactttttaaatactttgcATGAAAGCCTAAATCCTATAGAGAGTGAATTCTTCCAACGCTGTGAAAAGAATGCagatgaaaaagaaactgagggagaaag GAAATTTCCATACTCCACGAAACTCGAAATCATCAGAGATTTCCTTCGCAGAGATGTTGGCACTGATGAAGTAGATGAGAAGTTAG GTAGAGACATATCAGCATTAGGTTCTGTACCCACTGCTGTCTACTGCTTTCTCAAAGGATCTCAGAAGTCTGTTCCTGGAATTGAG GAAAAGACACCTGTGGAGCAAGCTATCCTATACGCCATTTCTCTTGGAGGAGACACAGATACCATAGCAACTATGGCTGGTGCTGTTGCTGGAGCTTTCTATGGACTTGACTTAATACCAGAGTCATGGCAGGATTCTTGTGAAGGAGTGACCGATGCTAAAAAGTTTGCAGAACAAATTTGGCAACTTGTACAATCAACATCATAA